TTGGGTATGATTTTTCTTATTCTCATTTTGATCGCCATCAATGCTTTTTTTGCGGCTTCCGAAATTGCCATTATTTCGGTTCGCAAGACCATGTTACGCACCTTAGGGGAGAAAAAAGCGGGTGCTACCAGGTCTGTGGAACGCTTGTTGCAAAAACCAAGCGAGTTTCTGGCAACCATCCAGGTAGGTGTTACGCTGGCTGGGTTTTTTGCCAGTGCTACTGGAGCGATATCTCTGGCCCAGGATTTGGGAGAAAAACTCGAAAAAAGTGGTTTGCCCCTTCTGGAAACTGCTGGCAAGGAAATAGCTTTTGTTCTGGTTACGGTGATTATTTCTTTTATTACTCTGGTTTTAGGAGAGTTAGTTCCTAAAAGAATTGCACTTGCTAATCCGGAACGAATTTCCTTTTTAGTTGCTCGGCCCATTGAAGCTCTCTCGCTGGTTTTTCGCCCGGTGATTGTTGTTCTTTCCTTTTTTACTGACTCTATTTCCAAGTTTTTGGGGATAAGTCAGGATAAAATAGGGTTGGTTACCGAGGAGGAGCTCAAAATATTTCTCTCAGAACAAAAGGCACTTCCACCCGAAGAAAGGCAGTTAATTAATGAGGTTTTTGACTTTGGTGACACCATGGCTTATGAAGTGATGACCCCTCGAACCGACATTGTTGCTGTTGATGAAGAAGCTACCGTTAAAGACGTTCTGGAGGTTTTTAGAAAGAATCACTATTCGAGAATACCGGTTTTTCGTGAAGACATCGACCACATTGTGGGATTTGTTCATATTAAAGATATTCTGGTGCTTTATGAAGAGGGTATGTTGGACAAAAAAGTTAAGGAAATATTGCGCCCGGTTTACTTTGTTCCGGCTACCAAGAAAGTTATAGAACTTCTGCGTGAGATGCAACGTCGGAGAGTACATATGGCGATTGTTCTTGATGAGTATGGAGGTACAGCAGGTCTGGTTACCATTGAGGACCTTCTTGAAGAGCTGGTTGGTGAGATACGCGATGAACACGACCGAGAAGCTGCTCCCTACCGTAAAGTTGGTGAAAATGAGTATTTGGTAGATGCTTCCATTCAAATAGAGGAGTTAAACGAACTTTTGGGTCTTGACATACCGGAGAGCGAGGAGTTCGAATCTATTGGTGGCCTGGTGATGGAACTCCTGGACAAGGTACCTGAAGAGGGGGAAGTGGTCAAAATTGGTAGATATTTGCTTAAGGTGGAAAGAATGCGGGGTAAGCGGATTATTACCTTAAGATTGATTGTGGAAAGCGACGAAGAGGAGGGAAAAGAGGAGAATGTCAAAACTGATACTCGCCCATGATTTGGGTA
This portion of the Thermatribacter velox genome encodes:
- a CDS encoding hemolysin family protein, producing MEYLGMIFLILILIAINAFFAASEIAIISVRKTMLRTLGEKKAGATRSVERLLQKPSEFLATIQVGVTLAGFFASATGAISLAQDLGEKLEKSGLPLLETAGKEIAFVLVTVIISFITLVLGELVPKRIALANPERISFLVARPIEALSLVFRPVIVVLSFFTDSISKFLGISQDKIGLVTEEELKIFLSEQKALPPEERQLINEVFDFGDTMAYEVMTPRTDIVAVDEEATVKDVLEVFRKNHYSRIPVFREDIDHIVGFVHIKDILVLYEEGMLDKKVKEILRPVYFVPATKKVIELLREMQRRRVHMAIVLDEYGGTAGLVTIEDLLEELVGEIRDEHDREAAPYRKVGENEYLVDASIQIEELNELLGLDIPESEEFESIGGLVMELLDKVPEEGEVVKIGRYLLKVERMRGKRIITLRLIVESDEEEGKEENVKTDTRP